A window of Brevibacterium ihuae contains these coding sequences:
- a CDS encoding FAD-dependent oxidoreductase, with translation MTRPLRVAIVGAGPAGIYAADLLTKAEREFDVSIDLFERLPAPFGLVRYGVAPDHPRIKGIINALIKVLDRGDIRLFANVDYGTDITREELQEHYDAVIFSTGCFIDAKLDIPGIDLERSYGAADFVNWYDAHPDVPQTWPLDAERVAVIGNGNVALDVARVLAKQADDMRSTEIPDHVYEGLRRSQVTDVHVFGRRGPAQAKFTPLELRELGHVKDVDIIVYPEDFEFDEASMATIHSNNQVKQVTKTLTDFTLREPTGAPRRLHLHFLHAPVAVLGETEVTGLRTERQELDGSGGVTGTGEFTDWPMDAVYRAVGYFGTALPQLPFDDQRGVIPNHEGRVADSLRQADAAEAPFLPGVYATGWIKRGPVGLIGHTKGDALETITHLIEDHLAGDLPDPAEPGEDAIVELLRSKGVDFVDWEGYHLLEAAEKALGEPHGRERVKIATREAMLAEARRAVVPADGTVG, from the coding sequence ATGACTCGTCCTCTCCGGGTGGCCATCGTCGGCGCTGGGCCGGCAGGGATCTACGCCGCAGACCTCCTCACGAAGGCCGAACGGGAATTCGACGTCAGCATCGATCTCTTCGAGAGGCTCCCGGCCCCCTTCGGACTCGTCCGATACGGCGTCGCGCCGGATCACCCCCGCATCAAGGGCATCATCAACGCCCTTATCAAGGTGCTCGACCGAGGTGACATCCGACTCTTCGCGAACGTCGACTACGGCACCGACATCACCCGCGAGGAGCTCCAGGAGCACTACGACGCGGTGATCTTCTCGACCGGCTGCTTCATCGACGCCAAGCTCGACATCCCGGGCATCGACCTCGAGCGCTCCTACGGCGCCGCCGACTTCGTCAACTGGTACGATGCGCACCCGGATGTGCCGCAGACCTGGCCGCTGGACGCCGAGCGCGTCGCGGTCATCGGCAACGGCAACGTCGCGCTCGACGTCGCCCGGGTACTCGCCAAGCAGGCCGACGACATGCGCAGCACCGAGATCCCCGACCACGTGTACGAGGGGCTCCGGCGATCGCAGGTCACCGACGTCCACGTGTTCGGCCGGCGCGGGCCGGCGCAGGCGAAGTTCACGCCGCTCGAGCTCCGCGAGCTCGGTCACGTCAAGGACGTCGACATCATCGTCTACCCCGAGGATTTCGAGTTCGACGAAGCCTCGATGGCGACGATCCACTCGAACAACCAGGTCAAGCAGGTGACGAAGACGCTCACCGACTTCACCCTGCGCGAGCCCACCGGCGCGCCCCGCCGCCTCCACCTCCACTTCCTCCACGCCCCCGTCGCGGTGCTCGGGGAGACCGAGGTCACCGGCCTGCGGACCGAGCGCCAGGAGCTCGACGGCTCGGGCGGCGTCACCGGCACGGGGGAGTTCACCGACTGGCCGATGGACGCGGTGTACCGCGCCGTCGGGTACTTCGGGACGGCGCTGCCCCAGCTCCCGTTCGACGACCAGCGCGGCGTCATTCCCAACCACGAGGGCCGGGTCGCCGACTCGCTGCGCCAGGCCGATGCCGCCGAGGCGCCCTTCCTGCCCGGCGTCTACGCGACCGGCTGGATCAAGCGCGGTCCGGTTGGCCTCATCGGCCACACCAAGGGTGACGCGCTCGAGACCATCACCCATCTCATCGAGGATCACCTCGCCGGCGATCTCCCCGATCCGGCGGAGCCGGGCGAGGACGCGATCGTCGAGCTGCTGCGCTCCAAGGGCGTCGATTTCGTCGACTGGGAGGGCTACCACCTCCTCGAGGCGGCGGAGAAGGCGCTCGGCGAGCCGCACGGGCGCGAGCGCGTGAAGATCGCGACCCGCGAGGCGATGCTCGCCGAGGCCCGCCGGGCGGTCGTGCCCGCGGACGGGACCGTCGGCTGA
- a CDS encoding glycerophosphodiester phosphodiesterase, with product MSFAEYLRAQRIRIVPGRDARPWVIAHRGYSGAAPENTLAAVDAARAIGSDLIEVDLGISGDGTPMVLHDSTLNRTTSASGTIAQMSDERISLADAGSWLGPGFAGQRVPRLRNVLADLAEHGGTLLLELKDDWSPGAVSQVAEDIIETGTADRIILQSFSVTTLEALRDLIPMVPRCLLRLVPRDGDVELAHALEVIAYNPSQRGFFGRRQLAEEFMELGFGMFVWTVDEPAVWERLLGSGVSGIITNHPGRLQGYLAAKYDAV from the coding sequence TTGAGCTTCGCGGAGTACCTCCGCGCCCAGCGGATCCGCATCGTGCCCGGGCGGGACGCGCGCCCCTGGGTCATCGCACACCGCGGGTACTCGGGCGCGGCCCCGGAGAACACGCTCGCCGCAGTGGACGCCGCACGCGCGATCGGCAGCGATCTCATCGAGGTCGACCTCGGGATCAGCGGCGACGGCACCCCGATGGTGCTCCACGACTCGACGCTCAACCGGACGACGTCCGCGAGCGGCACGATCGCGCAGATGAGCGACGAGCGCATCTCACTGGCGGACGCGGGGTCGTGGCTGGGCCCCGGGTTCGCCGGGCAGCGCGTCCCGCGGCTGCGGAACGTGCTCGCCGACCTCGCGGAGCACGGCGGCACGCTGCTCCTCGAGCTCAAGGACGACTGGTCGCCCGGTGCGGTCTCGCAGGTCGCCGAGGACATCATCGAGACCGGCACCGCGGACAGGATCATCCTCCAGAGCTTCTCGGTGACCACCCTCGAGGCGCTGCGCGACCTCATCCCGATGGTCCCGCGGTGCCTGCTGCGGCTCGTTCCGCGCGACGGCGACGTCGAGCTCGCCCACGCGCTCGAGGTCATCGCATACAACCCCTCGCAGCGCGGGTTCTTCGGCCGCAGGCAGCTCGCCGAGGAGTTCATGGAGCTCGGATTCGGGATGTTCGTGTGGACCGTCGATGAACCCGCCGTGTGGGAGCGCCTGCTCGGCTCGGGTGTCTCCGGGATCATCACCAACCACCCCGGTCGGCTGCAGGGGTATCTCGCCGCGAAGTACGACGCGGTGTGA
- a CDS encoding YajQ family cyclic di-GMP-binding protein, with amino-acid sequence MASDSSFDIVSKVDRQEADNALNQAAKEIGSRYDFKGTDASIEWSGEKVLMKAVSEDRVKAVLDVFQSKLVKRGISLKSLDTGEPFPSGKEFRIEGSLKEGIDQENAKKISKTIRDEGPKGVKAQIQGDELRVSSKKRDDLQAVIALLKGKDLDVDLQFTNYR; translated from the coding sequence ATGGCCAGTGATTCATCGTTCGACATCGTGTCCAAGGTGGACCGGCAGGAGGCCGACAACGCGCTCAACCAGGCGGCCAAGGAGATCGGTTCCCGCTACGACTTCAAGGGCACCGACGCCTCGATCGAGTGGTCCGGCGAGAAGGTCCTCATGAAGGCGGTGAGCGAGGACCGCGTCAAGGCCGTCCTCGACGTCTTCCAGTCGAAGCTCGTCAAGCGCGGCATCTCGCTCAAGTCGCTCGACACCGGCGAGCCGTTCCCCTCCGGCAAGGAGTTCCGGATCGAGGGGAGCCTCAAGGAGGGCATCGACCAGGAGAACGCGAAGAAGATCTCCAAGACGATCCGCGACGAGGGGCCCAAGGGCGTCAAGGCCCAGATCCAGGGCGACGAGCTGCGCGTGAGCTCGAAGAAGCGCGACGACCTCCAGGCCGTCATCGCCCTCCTCAAGGGCAAGGACCTCGACGTCGACCTGCAGTTCACCAACTATCGCTGA
- the glsA gene encoding glutaminase A codes for MYAPIQRYLDTVHESLLDIRGGSTKSSNTVLASQDPNLCGLAMTTSDGFTYTAGDAEVPFAIQSISKVFCYAIALQDRGFAYMDSKIDVEPSGSSFADLSSESGSGRPKNALINIGAIAATGQILPERGRTVFDKILSVMSACAGRQLIMDEDVHSQDSQGSAHNRGLTWFLSSWGILEGDPNPAHDDYTKQCAIAVTAKDLSVMAATLANLGVNPVTQERVFDTRVVQRVLSVMLTCGMYDDSGDWVASVGLPAKSGVGGGIISVLPGQLGLASFSPPLDEHGSSVRGLAAHRQISSDLELHFVRTSKAGLSTIRSNETIDKTPSTTRRPEAAEKVLAEHGHQAHVVEVMGDLLFSGAEVLSRAVAVFGDDTECIVIDLSRADDIAEVSVGQLSRMARALDESGIALGLVDPDDRLAELMVPVEMDVEIFGSRNEALTWAENRILEEYGDADCFPDEEADRPTLIGSIDPEFREKIAEHLVDEEYAAGDVIRRIGQKFDGIRFITSGTVHTLSPADRGREVVSILTAGMSFGELSLNDHFKQPFTVKAETDTEIKLLPKDAIEKMMETDPITVSHLWRAIAVEGYARLGQVLRGHS; via the coding sequence ATGTACGCACCCATCCAGAGATACCTCGACACCGTCCACGAGAGCCTCCTCGACATCCGCGGCGGGTCCACGAAATCGTCGAACACCGTGCTCGCCTCCCAGGACCCCAACCTGTGCGGGCTGGCGATGACGACGTCCGACGGCTTCACCTACACCGCCGGCGATGCCGAGGTGCCCTTCGCGATCCAGTCGATCTCGAAGGTCTTCTGCTACGCGATCGCGCTGCAGGACAGGGGCTTCGCCTACATGGACTCGAAGATCGACGTCGAGCCCTCCGGCTCGTCCTTCGCGGACCTGTCCTCGGAGTCCGGCAGCGGCCGGCCGAAGAACGCGCTCATCAACATCGGCGCGATCGCCGCGACCGGGCAGATCCTCCCCGAGCGCGGCAGGACCGTGTTCGACAAGATCCTGTCGGTGATGTCGGCGTGCGCCGGCCGCCAGCTCATCATGGACGAGGACGTCCATTCGCAGGACAGCCAGGGCAGCGCCCACAACCGCGGCCTCACCTGGTTCCTCTCCTCCTGGGGCATCCTCGAGGGCGATCCGAACCCGGCCCACGACGACTACACCAAGCAGTGCGCGATCGCGGTGACCGCCAAGGACCTCTCCGTCATGGCCGCCACGCTGGCCAACCTCGGGGTCAACCCGGTGACCCAGGAGCGGGTGTTCGACACCCGTGTCGTGCAGCGGGTGCTCTCCGTCATGCTCACCTGCGGCATGTACGACGATTCCGGCGACTGGGTGGCGAGCGTGGGCCTGCCCGCCAAGAGCGGGGTGGGCGGCGGCATCATCTCCGTGCTCCCCGGCCAGCTCGGCCTCGCCTCCTTCTCCCCGCCGCTCGACGAGCACGGCTCGAGCGTCCGCGGCCTCGCCGCCCACCGGCAGATCTCGAGCGACCTCGAGCTCCACTTCGTCCGCACCTCGAAGGCCGGGCTGTCGACCATCCGCTCGAACGAGACGATCGACAAGACCCCGTCGACCACCCGTCGCCCCGAGGCCGCTGAGAAGGTGCTCGCCGAGCACGGCCACCAGGCGCACGTCGTCGAGGTCATGGGTGACCTGCTGTTCTCCGGTGCGGAGGTGCTCTCCCGCGCGGTCGCCGTGTTCGGCGACGACACCGAATGCATCGTCATCGACCTGAGCCGGGCCGACGACATCGCCGAGGTCTCGGTGGGCCAGCTCTCCCGCATGGCCCGTGCCCTCGACGAGTCCGGGATCGCTCTCGGCCTCGTCGACCCCGACGACCGCCTGGCCGAGCTCATGGTCCCGGTGGAGATGGACGTCGAGATCTTCGGCTCCCGCAACGAGGCGCTGACCTGGGCGGAGAACCGGATCCTCGAGGAGTACGGCGACGCGGACTGCTTCCCCGACGAGGAGGCCGACCGCCCCACCCTCATCGGCTCGATCGACCCCGAGTTCCGGGAGAAGATCGCCGAGCACCTCGTCGACGAGGAGTACGCCGCCGGCGACGTCATCCGCCGGATCGGGCAGAAGTTCGACGGGATCCGCTTCATCACCTCGGGCACGGTCCACACCCTCTCCCCGGCCGACCGCGGCCGGGAGGTCGTGTCGATCCTCACCGCGGGCATGTCGTTCGGGGAGCTCTCCCTCAACGACCACTTCAAGCAGCCCTTCACCGTCAAGGCCGAGACCGACACGGAGATCAAGCTCCTGCCCAAGGACGCGATCGAGAAGATGATGGAGACCGACCCGATCACGGTCTCGCACCTGTGGCGGGCCATCGCGGTGGAGGGCTACGCGCGGCTCGGCCAGGTGCTCCGGGGCCACAGTTGA